The Sneathia sanguinegens genomic interval TTTTTATTTTTTCAACTATCTTATCTATATTTTTTCTTATAGCTGCATCTACTTGACTACCTACTATTACTAATTCTTGAGGAAGTCCATTAGCTGTACCCATACCTTTTATTGTAATTTCTTCCTTATCATTAGGTGCAGAAGTAGCAATTATTTTTAATTTTTCAGCAGAAGTTTCTCCTATAACTATGCTATATTGTTCTTTTATAAATTCTATTATATCATTATCAAAATTATCTCCAGCTATTTTTATAGATTCAGATTTTGAAGCTCCACCTGAAGCTACAAAAGCTATTTCAGTAGTTCCAGCTCCTACATTAACTATTAAATGTCCCTTAGGTTCAAAAATATCTATACCTGCTCCTACTGCTGAAACTATAGGTTCTTCTATTAAATAAACATCATTTATTCCTATATCACTAACAACATTAAAAAAAGATCT includes:
- a CDS encoding rod shape-determining protein → MKIFKQFKQIKNKILKSKVYKQFGIDLGTANTIIYVKDEGIVVDEPTYVSRNIKTEVVDKIGNNAKKIAGRKPNFIEIIRPLKNGVISNYEMTVTMLEGYLAKISKNSILQGKAIVCVPSGVTQVEKRSFFNVVSDIGINDVYLIEEPIVSAVGAGIDIFEPKGHLIVNVGAGTTEIAFVASGGASKSESIKIAGDNFDNDIIEFIKEQYSIVIGETSAEKLKIIATSAPNDKEEITIKGMGTANGLPQELVIVGSQVDAAIRKNIDKIVEKIK